The following proteins are co-located in the Telopea speciosissima isolate NSW1024214 ecotype Mountain lineage chromosome 9, Tspe_v1, whole genome shotgun sequence genome:
- the LOC122639488 gene encoding receptor-like protein kinase HERK 1, with protein MHLAECKHPIGIDSRVQNLLTRLSIGSNDVQFIGICGFSGIGKTTIAEAVYNRILSTFSRHSFISDVGKQAMQCMGLASLQKRLLKDIFKTEVDIGHYRQGKKLIEHRLCKEKVLIVLDNVDIIEQVDALAGELNWFGQGSRVIITTTSEHILNVAKVDKDKIYWPQELDEEESLQLSSLHAFSLDEPPKDYIQLSHDIVRYSGGLPSILEVLGSHLSDISSKEEWKSTLRKLKAGKVSISTLASLRIQKNNTSMKDNNSGWRSLLHGTNGNKTPIARVSKSTGGYRNVSTATLRVGKRFRTKAKIKAALSKITGRYLNQNGSIATDRLGKKFKIAEIRAATKNFDESLVIGVGGFGRVYKGVLNDGTLAAFKHTILQPKQGLIEFDREIEMLSMLRHRNVVSMIGFCKDEMTLVYEYMANGDLTKHLFGNDLPPLTWKQRLEICIGIARGLHYLHTGSERGIIHRDIKTANILLDEKFVAKISDFGLSKPGPALGHTHVSTVAKGTPGYIDPEYFRRQQLTGKSDVYSFGVVLFEVVCARPAMDKKLLIEQVNLVEWALQWQRQQGSLETIVDPRLEGNYYPESLKNFGEIAEKCVADEGKNRPTMWEVLQDLAYFLQLHETWLRDKVGDEYFTCSSLVGTVEFGDSRIGIGSALVGNDDSTGEEYFTCSSLVGTVGCDEFFDLVNLQGGLE; from the coding sequence ATGCACTTGGCTGAATGCAAACACCCTATCGGTATAGATTCTCGTGTACAAAATCTATTAACTCGATTAAGTATTGGTTCCAATGATGTTCAATTCATAGGAATATGTGGTTTCAGTGGCATTGGGAAGACAACGATTGCTGAGGCTGTTTATAATCGCATCCTTTCAACATTCAGTAGGCATAGTTTTATTTCAGATGTTGGTAAACAAGCAATGCAATGCATGGGTCTTGCTTCTTTGCAAAAGCGACTTCTTaaagatattttcaaaacagAAGTTGATATAGGTCATTATCGTCAAGGGAAAAAATTGATAGAACACCGACTTTGCAAAGAAAAAGTTCTTATTGTTCTTGATAATGTGGACATTATAGAACAGGTAGATGCTTTGGCCGGTGAACTTAATTGGTTTGGTCAAGGAAGTAGGGTCATAATAACAACCACTTCTGAACATATCTTGAATGTGGCTAAAGTTGATAAAGATAAAATCTATTGGCCTCAAGAGCTGGACGAGGAGGAATCTCTTCAACTATCTAGTTTGCATGCCTTTTCACTGGATGAACCTCCTAAAGATTATATTCAACTTTCACATGATATAGTACGCTATTCGGGAGGGTTGCCTTCAATTCTAGAGGTGTTGGGGTCTCACCTGTCGGACATAAGCAGCAAAGAAGAGTGGAAAAGTACATTGCGAAAATTGAAGGCTGGTAAAGTTTCTATCTCCACTCTTGCATCTCTACGCATACAGAAAAATAACACATCTATGAAAGACAATAACTCTGGTTGGCGCTCATTACTTCATGGAACCAATGGAAACAAAACCCCTATTGCTAGGGTATCTAAATCCACCGGCGGATATCGAAATGTCTCCACAGCTACTCTTAGAGTTGGTAAGCGGTTCAGAACAAAAGCAAAGATCAAAGCTGCATTATCTAAAATCACCGGAAGATATCTGAATCAAAACGGTTCTATAGCTACTGATAGACTTGGTAAGAAGTTCAAAATAGCAGAGATCCGAGCTGCAACAAAGAATTTTGATGAATCATTGGTGATCGGAGTGGGTGGGTTTGGTAGAGTTTACAAGGGTGTACTAAATGACGGCACTCTTGCAGCATTCAAGCATACCATTCTGCAACCTAAACAAGGTCTGATAGAATTTGACAGAGAGATTGAGATGCTATCAATGCTGAGGCATAGGAATGTGGTTTCCATGATTGGGTTCTGCAAGGATGAGATGACTTTGGTTTATGAGTATATGGCAAATGGAGATCTCACAAAGCATCTCTTTGGGAATGATCTCCCACCATTGACATGGAAGCAGAGACTAGAGATTTGCATAGGTATTGCACGAGGGCTTCATTACCTCCATACAGGGTCAGAGAGGGGTATAATCCATAGGGATATTAAGACAGCCAACATACTATTGGATGAGAAGTTTGTAGCAAAGATATCTGATTTTGGATTATCAAAACCAGGTCCTGCATTAGGTCATACCCATGTTAGTACTGTTGCAAAGGGAACCCCTGGATATATTGATCCAGAATACTTCCGAAGGCAGCAATTGACTGGAAAGTCTGATGTTTACTCTTTTGGTGTAGTACTGTTTGAGGTTGTTTGTGCTCGACCTGCCATGGATAAAAAATTGCTAATAGAGCAGGTCAACCTTGTAGAATGGGCACTCCAGTGGCAAAGACAACAGGGATCACTTGAAACCATTGTGGATCCACGGCTTGAAGGGAATTACTATCCAGAATCATTGAAGAATTTTGGGGAAATCGCAGAGAAATGTGTTGCCGATGAGGGTAAGAACCGACCCACAATGTGGGAAGTGTTGCAGGATTTGGCGTACTTCTTGCAACTGCATGAAACTTGGTTAAGAGACAAGGTTGGGGATGAATATTTCACCTGCTCCTCATTGGTTGGTACAGTTGAGTTTGGGGATTCAAGAATCGGAATCGGTTCCGCCTTGGTTGGAAATGATGATTCTACTGGGGAAGAATACTTCACCTGCTCCTCATTGGTTGGTACAGTTGGGTGTGATGAGTTCTTTGATCTTGTTAACCTTCAAGGTGGGTTAGAATGA